The sequence CCCCGTTTTTGATCAAATCCATCGTTCAACAATCTTACACCAAACCCACTCAAATTCAAGAGAAGGCGATACCCGTTATTTTACAGGGCAAGGATGTACTTGGTATTGCACCTACGGGTTCTGGAAAGACAGCAGCCTATGCATTGCCTATTTTGCAAAAGCTGAAAGGCAAAACCACGACTAAAAACAGACACATCAATGTGTTGGTGTTGGTTCCTACACGCGAATTAGCGGGTCAGGTTGAAAATGTATTTCGATCTTTTTCGGATGATTTACCTTTTCCATTTAAATCCTTGGCAGTCTTTGGTGGAGCTTCCATCAATCCGCAAATGATGGGGATGCAAAATGTCAATGTATTGGTGGCCACACCGGGTCGATTGTTGGAGCTGTCAGAATCAAATGCCATGCACTTTGACGACTTGAGCACACTCGTGTTGGATGAGGCAGACAAGATGCTCAATCTCGGATTTAAAAAGGAGATGGATCGCATTTTTGAGTTATTGCCCGCGAGGCGTCAAAACCTTTTGTTCTCTGCTACTTTAAGTCCCGAGGTGCAATCGGTGGAACGGGTATTATTGAAAAACCCCACCGTCATCAAG comes from Cryomorphaceae bacterium 1068 and encodes:
- a CDS encoding DEAD/DEAH box helicase — encoded protein: MSFRELGLAPFLIKSIVQQSYTKPTQIQEKAIPVILQGKDVLGIAPTGSGKTAAYALPILQKLKGKTTTKNRHINVLVLVPTRELAGQVENVFRSFSDDLPFPFKSLAVFGGASINPQMMGMQNVNVLVATPGRLLELSESNAMHFDDLSTLVLDEADKMLNLGFKKEMDRIFELLPARRQNLLFSATLSPEVQSVERVLLKNPTVIKIEAEKETVDLINQVGYFVTPEKKGPLLRHLILSNDWKQVLVFTSSVYQADLVADKLQRNGIDARATHSKKSQGSRREALAKFISGDLRVLVATDLLSRGIDINFLPHVVNYELPRSPKDFVHRIGRTGRAENPGDAITFVTEEDKHHFRVIQKRMKRWVNMIDAESLDLK